The proteins below come from a single Halomonas binhaiensis genomic window:
- the fliP gene encoding flagellar type III secretion system pore protein FliP (The bacterial flagellar biogenesis protein FliP forms a type III secretion system (T3SS)-type pore required for flagellar assembly.), with the protein MTLLRNTGLSRRHLTWSVCFLALVFASPALAQQLPAIVSQPLTDGGQKWSLSVQTLILLSAMAFLPAALLMMTSFTRIIIVLSLLRTAMGTSTTPPNQVLLGMALFLTAFIMSPVFSDIYQHAWEPLAANEIGFEEFLQHAQEPLREFMLGQTRQPDLAMFARLADTAPMQSSRDVPFQVLVPAFVTSELKTAFQIGFTIFIPFLIIDLVVASVLMSLGMMMVPPVTISLPFKLMLFVLVDGWQLIIGSLAQSFYV; encoded by the coding sequence ATGACCCTTCTACGCAACACTGGGCTTTCAAGACGACATCTCACCTGGTCCGTTTGCTTTCTGGCCCTGGTGTTCGCCTCACCGGCTCTGGCGCAACAACTGCCCGCCATCGTCAGCCAACCACTGACTGATGGTGGACAAAAATGGTCCCTGTCGGTGCAAACCTTGATTCTGCTCAGCGCCATGGCCTTCCTGCCGGCTGCGCTGCTGATGATGACCAGCTTCACTCGCATCATCATTGTGTTGAGCCTGTTGCGCACCGCCATGGGCACCTCAACGACACCTCCCAACCAAGTCTTGCTCGGCATGGCCCTGTTTCTCACTGCGTTCATCATGTCGCCCGTATTTTCAGACATTTACCAACATGCCTGGGAGCCGCTGGCTGCCAACGAGATCGGCTTCGAAGAGTTCCTGCAACACGCCCAGGAGCCACTGCGGGAGTTCATGCTGGGCCAGACCCGACAACCCGACCTGGCGATGTTTGCACGCCTGGCGGATACCGCTCCCATGCAATCATCAAGAGATGTCCCATTTCAGGTACTGGTGCCAGCCTTCGTCACCAGCGAATTGAAGACCGCCTTTCAGATCGGCTTCACCATCTTCATTCCCTTTCTCATCATCGACCTGGTCGTGGCCAGTGTGCTGATGTCGCTGGGCATGATGATGGTGCCTCCCGTCACTATCTCGCTCCCATTCAAATTGATGCTATTTGTCCTGGTCGATGGTTGGCAGTTGATCATCGGTTCGTTGGCACAGAGTTTCTATGTTTAA
- the fliI gene encoding flagellar protein export ATPase FliI has protein sequence MPNTSLTCPHQRHWQQALNAVAQRLVNLPSQRISGRVVRATGMVIEAVGIQVALGDGCLIELPKNGIDDRANYAEAQVVGFSGERLYLMPLAEVNGLIPGAKVLPLGDGAPGSARRFPLGQTLLGRVLDGNGAPLDDLGSLDEAPRAPLATPQLNPLSRAPIEQQIDVGIRAINALLCVGRGQRMGLFAGSGVGKSVLLGMMARYTQADVIVVGLIGERGREVQDFIDNILGKEGLRRSVVVAAPADTSPLQRLQGAAYATRLAEGFRDEGKNVLLIMDSLTRYAMAQREIALAIGEPPATKGYPPSVFAKLPSLVERAGNAGVGGGSITAFYTVLTEGDDQQDPIADSARAILDGHVVLSRTLAEAGHYPAIDIEASISRVMNAVADDNQCRQAQAFKGMLSRYQRNRDLISVGAYQPGHDPRLDEAVRRYPKLEAFLQQRTDECSNLEQSRQALNTVLGNTVLGNTVLGGSS, from the coding sequence ATGCCCAACACATCCCTGACATGCCCTCATCAGCGTCATTGGCAACAGGCCCTGAACGCCGTTGCCCAGCGCCTCGTGAACTTGCCAAGCCAGCGCATCAGCGGTCGGGTCGTGCGAGCCACAGGAATGGTGATTGAGGCTGTAGGTATCCAGGTGGCACTGGGTGATGGCTGTCTGATCGAACTACCGAAGAATGGCATAGACGACCGAGCAAATTATGCTGAAGCACAGGTTGTAGGCTTTTCAGGCGAACGCCTGTATCTGATGCCATTGGCCGAGGTCAATGGCCTGATTCCAGGTGCAAAAGTGCTTCCTCTCGGTGATGGGGCGCCCGGCAGTGCTCGGCGCTTCCCCCTGGGGCAAACGCTGCTCGGCAGGGTGCTAGATGGTAACGGCGCTCCTCTGGATGACCTCGGAAGCCTGGATGAAGCACCCCGAGCCCCTCTGGCCACACCGCAGCTGAACCCCTTGTCCAGAGCCCCCATAGAACAGCAGATTGATGTCGGTATCCGCGCCATCAATGCCCTGCTATGCGTTGGAAGGGGTCAGCGCATGGGGCTGTTTGCCGGATCAGGTGTAGGTAAATCGGTTCTGCTTGGCATGATGGCGCGTTACACCCAAGCCGACGTCATCGTGGTCGGCCTGATAGGAGAGCGTGGCCGTGAAGTACAGGACTTCATCGATAACATTCTCGGTAAGGAAGGCCTGCGCCGCTCCGTTGTCGTCGCAGCCCCGGCAGATACTTCTCCCTTGCAGCGTCTGCAAGGGGCGGCCTATGCCACTCGCCTTGCCGAGGGTTTCCGAGATGAAGGCAAGAATGTCCTGTTGATCATGGACTCGCTCACTCGCTATGCCATGGCTCAGCGCGAGATTGCTCTGGCGATCGGTGAGCCGCCCGCCACCAAGGGCTATCCCCCTTCTGTCTTCGCCAAGCTGCCCAGCCTGGTCGAGCGTGCTGGCAATGCCGGTGTCGGTGGAGGCTCCATCACCGCGTTCTATACCGTGCTTACCGAAGGTGACGACCAGCAGGACCCCATTGCCGATTCCGCACGTGCGATTCTCGACGGACACGTGGTGTTGTCACGCACCCTGGCAGAAGCCGGTCATTATCCCGCCATCGATATAGAAGCATCCATCAGCCGTGTCATGAATGCCGTCGCCGATGATAACCAGTGCCGCCAGGCCCAGGCGTTCAAGGGCATGCTGTCACGCTATCAGCGCAATCGAGACCTGATCAGCGTCGGCGCCTACCAGCCAGGCCACGACCCACGTCTGGATGAAGCCGTACGTCGCTATCCGAAACTGGAAGCTTTCCTGCAGCAACGCACCGATGAATGCTCCAACCTCGAGCAGTCACGGCAAGCGCTGAATACTGTCCTTGGAAATACCGTCCTTGGAAATACCGTCCTTGGAGGTAGTTCATGA
- the fliQ gene encoding flagellar biosynthesis protein FliQ, with product MTPGFVMDLAHQGMRVTLLLGAPLLLTALFSGLLVSLFQAATQINEMTLSFIPKILAVFTVLVLAGPWMLQLILGFTRELFQQIPGLAS from the coding sequence ATGACTCCCGGATTCGTGATGGACCTGGCCCACCAGGGCATGCGAGTGACCTTGCTGCTTGGCGCTCCCTTACTGCTGACTGCGCTGTTCAGTGGATTACTGGTCAGCTTGTTTCAGGCAGCCACTCAGATCAACGAGATGACGCTGTCATTCATCCCCAAGATTCTGGCCGTATTCACCGTGCTGGTGCTGGCCGGCCCCTGGATGCTGCAATTGATCCTGGGTTTTACCCGAGAACTGTTCCAGCAGATCCCGGGGTTGGCTTCATAG
- a CDS encoding flagellar hook-length control protein FliK produces the protein MDILLAFTPNGTSASSSAPAAQDDTVDPSLMNGKSFAEQLDAARSPDASSDSASEVPSEGKHDHQDSADNPSDPQHSLVPDAHYAALPADASTLPPAYTGLVVAGLAAGTAEPLSSELLSSKPLLNESLTHEPISHGALPNERLMSAGQDARPLDQAGERLAQMIEVRQERRGAVTSSSAFPVSPGSLSPLSRSVSSVPENVVQAPSSNSAILALTGREEQTRHQTLNDQPVEAAEGNRPAGPGPAYPAHFDNRTPAALPDRMASTEYAGGLEKKEAVSTASSVHSHDSALTPAGSTMTSSSARLPGASGPGTFQASIALPVNDPAWSGQLSSTLARFSQARSTAEGDHRVELRLHPAELGPLSISLRLGEHGAQAQFFSTHPQVRHAVEQAIPQLREALAEQGIQLGDTSVGSQGFAQDESSHSSTSARLAETEDLQITAVAEVTQGTSPRASRMEGRIDLYA, from the coding sequence ATGGATATTCTGCTCGCATTCACCCCCAATGGCACTTCCGCATCCTCATCGGCACCTGCTGCCCAGGATGATACTGTCGACCCTTCCCTCATGAACGGTAAAAGCTTTGCCGAACAACTGGATGCTGCTAGATCACCTGACGCCTCCTCCGATTCAGCCTCGGAGGTGCCCTCTGAAGGCAAGCACGACCATCAGGACTCAGCAGACAATCCGTCTGATCCACAGCACAGCCTGGTACCGGATGCCCATTACGCGGCCTTGCCTGCTGACGCCAGTACACTGCCACCGGCCTACACCGGACTCGTCGTTGCGGGGCTTGCCGCTGGCACTGCTGAGCCACTTTCTAGTGAGCTACTCTCCAGTAAGCCGCTTCTCAATGAATCACTCACCCATGAACCGATTTCCCATGGGGCACTTCCCAATGAACGCCTCATGTCTGCAGGCCAGGATGCCAGGCCACTCGACCAGGCTGGAGAACGTCTTGCCCAGATGATCGAAGTCCGCCAGGAGCGCCGGGGCGCCGTCACATCGTCAAGTGCTTTCCCTGTCTCTCCCGGCTCACTCTCTCCACTCTCCAGGTCAGTTTCTTCAGTGCCAGAAAACGTCGTGCAAGCACCTTCATCGAATTCCGCCATATTGGCTCTGACGGGTCGTGAAGAACAGACAAGGCACCAGACGCTCAATGACCAGCCAGTGGAAGCAGCAGAAGGTAATAGACCAGCCGGGCCCGGTCCTGCTTATCCAGCTCACTTTGACAACCGGACGCCCGCAGCATTACCCGATAGAATGGCCAGTACAGAGTATGCAGGAGGTCTGGAGAAAAAAGAGGCGGTGTCCACCGCTTCCAGCGTCCACTCCCATGACTCAGCGCTCACCCCCGCTGGATCGACCATGACTTCCAGCAGCGCTCGTCTTCCGGGAGCATCAGGTCCCGGCACTTTTCAGGCCAGCATTGCCCTGCCCGTCAACGACCCTGCCTGGTCAGGACAGCTCAGTTCCACCCTGGCCCGCTTCAGCCAGGCAAGAAGCACGGCCGAGGGCGATCATCGTGTCGAATTGCGCCTGCACCCCGCCGAGCTAGGGCCTTTATCCATTAGCCTGCGTCTTGGCGAGCACGGCGCCCAGGCCCAGTTCTTCTCGACTCACCCCCAGGTGCGCCATGCCGTGGAACAGGCCATTCCACAACTGCGCGAAGCCCTGGCAGAACAAGGTATCCAACTGGGCGATACTTCTGTTGGTAGCCAAGGGTTTGCCCAGGACGAGTCTTCCCACTCCAGCACATCTGCCAGATTGGCTGAGACCGAAGACCTTCAGATAACCGCGGTGGCAGAAGTCACTCAGGGCACCAGCCCCCGTGCCAGCAGGATGGAGGGTCGCATCGACCTGTATGCTTGA
- the fliJ gene encoding flagellar export protein FliJ, translated as MSNTTPLDTLIELAREARDQAGQHLANERSTEQQAHQQLESLQRYRQEYACYLNDAMRQGVATATLHNTQRFLASLDTALCKARDGIEAQRHKVERCQQHWQQEQRRLKAYDTLASRRAGEQAYHLSRREQRTLDDLINGRRQRENALPNGL; from the coding sequence ATGAGCAATACGACGCCCCTCGACACTCTGATAGAACTGGCCCGAGAGGCACGAGATCAGGCTGGCCAGCATCTGGCCAATGAACGCAGCACCGAACAGCAGGCACATCAGCAGCTTGAATCCTTGCAGCGTTACCGCCAGGAGTACGCTTGCTATCTCAACGATGCCATGCGCCAAGGTGTGGCCACGGCCACCCTGCATAACACCCAACGCTTTCTTGCTTCCCTGGATACCGCACTATGCAAGGCCCGCGATGGCATTGAAGCCCAACGCCACAAGGTGGAACGTTGCCAGCAGCACTGGCAGCAGGAGCAACGCCGCCTGAAAGCCTATGACACGCTGGCCAGCCGACGGGCCGGCGAACAGGCCTATCACCTGTCACGCCGCGAACAACGCACCCTCGATGATCTGATCAATGGACGCCGGCAGCGCGAAAACGCTCTACCCAACGGCCTCTGA
- the fliO gene encoding flagellar biosynthetic protein FliO, whose amino-acid sequence MTASSITLDSAQETTTQTLATLGGNDLSGLAMLSKTAFSLAVVVVLILTLAALLRRRNRSCQGTGARLRIVGSLPVGAKEKVVVMEVQDRWLVLGVGGSQITLLDTLEAQQETSSAEAGNPDVHSGRFQEYLARRCVAPLRSKDRAQ is encoded by the coding sequence ATGACAGCCTCCAGCATCACACTGGACTCCGCCCAGGAAACAACAACCCAGACCCTCGCCACTCTCGGTGGCAACGACCTGTCCGGGCTTGCCATGCTGAGCAAGACCGCTTTTTCTCTGGCGGTGGTGGTGGTCTTGATCCTGACCTTGGCCGCCCTGCTGCGCCGTCGAAACCGTTCATGTCAGGGAACGGGGGCTCGCTTGCGCATCGTCGGCAGCCTGCCAGTGGGTGCGAAAGAGAAAGTCGTGGTCATGGAGGTTCAGGACCGCTGGTTGGTATTGGGCGTAGGGGGCAGCCAGATTACTCTGCTCGACACCCTTGAAGCCCAGCAAGAGACATCTTCTGCAGAGGCTGGCAACCCGGACGTCCACAGCGGTCGCTTCCAAGAGTACTTGGCTCGACGGTGTGTCGCTCCCCTTCGTAGCAAGGACCGAGCACAATGA
- a CDS encoding flagellar assembly protein FliH, whose protein sequence is MSDQPIAAPAAWQPWCMDELSVESSCSADESSCDDDDGALLSPDELYHKAWLQGIEQGRREGHEQGHEAGFMKGMHEGLAEGRSQAEAEIAEALEKRAHEALSPLSDLIENFHRALKDLDTAIAAQLIDLALATGRQLAGDALKARPRQIVSVVEELLRSDPPLVGSQRLWLHPQDLVLVERHLGDTLAAAGWTLKADDSLHRGGCRITSEYGEIDATWEQRWQSVSSQVRRRGSSSGTQ, encoded by the coding sequence ATGAGTGACCAGCCCATCGCAGCGCCTGCTGCCTGGCAGCCATGGTGCATGGACGAGCTTTCCGTCGAGAGCTCCTGTAGCGCTGACGAATCCTCTTGTGATGACGATGACGGAGCTCTTCTTTCTCCAGATGAGCTATACCACAAGGCCTGGTTGCAAGGTATTGAACAAGGCCGCCGCGAGGGGCATGAACAGGGGCATGAAGCGGGCTTCATGAAAGGAATGCATGAGGGGCTGGCCGAAGGACGGAGCCAGGCTGAAGCCGAGATAGCCGAAGCACTGGAAAAGCGGGCCCATGAAGCCCTGAGTCCGCTATCTGACTTGATAGAAAACTTCCACCGCGCCTTGAAGGATCTGGACACCGCCATTGCCGCACAACTTATCGACCTGGCGCTGGCAACGGGGCGCCAGCTCGCTGGAGATGCGCTCAAGGCTCGTCCACGCCAGATAGTGTCAGTGGTTGAAGAATTACTGCGTAGCGATCCTCCACTGGTCGGCAGCCAGCGCCTCTGGCTGCACCCTCAGGACCTCGTGCTCGTCGAACGACATCTGGGGGACACTTTAGCAGCCGCCGGCTGGACCCTGAAAGCAGACGATAGCCTGCACCGCGGTGGATGCCGGATTACCAGCGAATATGGAGAAATCGATGCCACCTGGGAGCAACGCTGGCAGTCAGTCAGTTCACAAGTCCGCAGGCGAGGCAGTTCGTCTGGCACCCAATGA
- the fliN gene encoding flagellar motor switch protein FliN, translated as MTDLNHSELAESDTPLAEDDPWAEAMAEQASEASSNTDDSDASDNDASDNETDDGNTRNDATRDSVFRPLTDSAQVSQESTGPRDLEMVMDIPVKLTVELGRTRLTIKQLLELTQGSVVELEGLAGEPMDILINGYLIAQGEVVVVDDHYGIRITEIITPSERVQKLNR; from the coding sequence ATGACTGATCTCAACCATTCTGAGCTAGCCGAATCCGACACTCCGCTTGCCGAAGACGACCCCTGGGCGGAAGCCATGGCCGAGCAAGCCTCCGAGGCGTCCTCCAATACGGATGACAGCGATGCCTCAGACAACGATGCCTCGGACAACGAAACAGACGATGGCAACACGAGAAACGACGCAACAAGAGATAGCGTGTTTCGACCTTTAACCGACTCTGCACAGGTCAGCCAGGAGTCAACGGGGCCTCGTGATCTTGAGATGGTCATGGATATCCCCGTCAAGCTCACGGTAGAGCTGGGACGAACTCGGCTGACCATCAAGCAACTGCTGGAACTCACTCAGGGTTCAGTGGTTGAGCTGGAAGGGCTGGCAGGAGAGCCAATGGACATTCTGATCAATGGCTACCTGATCGCCCAGGGTGAAGTGGTGGTAGTGGATGATCACTACGGCATCCGTATCACGGAGATCATCACACCTTCTGAACGCGTGCAGAAGCTCAATCGATGA
- the fliM gene encoding flagellar motor switch protein FliM, translated as MSHDDHLSQEEIDALLKGVGDDESESKGSTTHSHARPFDPATLHRVIRERLQALDIINERFARHFRMGMFNLLRRSADITVESVQYQSYSDFSRNVPVPTNINMIAMKPLKGTALIVFPPSLVFMVVDNLFGGDGRFVTKSEGREFTDTEQRIIQRVLQLAIDGYSEAWKSVYPLEISYLRSEMQSKFANITNSPNEIVVNTTFHLEVGNLASNFQVCIPYTMIEPLRDLLSNPLSDGSRDKDGTFHRRMAGQLRNPVIELVADFATIASRIDEVMHLSIGDILPLDLPETVTARVDGVPVMECEYGSQHDLKALRVLNMFNHSAGHAPGGTFVKDSCLSPKEA; from the coding sequence ATGTCCCACGACGATCATCTGTCCCAGGAAGAAATCGACGCCCTGCTCAAGGGCGTCGGAGATGATGAGAGTGAAAGCAAGGGAAGCACCACCCACAGCCACGCCCGCCCTTTCGATCCCGCTACCTTGCACCGTGTCATTCGTGAACGACTCCAGGCACTGGATATCATCAACGAACGCTTCGCCCGCCACTTCCGTATGGGCATGTTCAACTTGCTCAGACGAAGCGCCGATATCACCGTGGAATCAGTGCAATACCAGAGCTACAGCGATTTCTCGCGCAATGTGCCAGTCCCCACCAATATCAACATGATCGCCATGAAGCCCTTGAAGGGGACCGCACTGATCGTCTTCCCGCCGAGCCTGGTGTTCATGGTGGTCGACAACCTCTTCGGTGGTGATGGGCGCTTCGTGACCAAGTCCGAAGGACGCGAGTTCACGGATACCGAACAACGCATCATCCAACGTGTGCTGCAACTGGCCATCGATGGCTACAGCGAAGCCTGGAAGTCAGTCTATCCTTTGGAAATCAGCTATCTGCGTTCAGAAATGCAGTCAAAATTCGCCAACATCACCAACTCTCCCAACGAGATCGTGGTCAATACCACTTTTCACCTGGAAGTCGGCAACCTGGCCTCGAACTTTCAGGTCTGCATTCCCTACACCATGATCGAGCCTCTGCGCGACCTGCTCAGCAACCCTCTCAGCGACGGCAGCCGTGACAAGGATGGGACATTCCATCGGCGCATGGCGGGTCAACTGCGCAACCCCGTCATCGAACTGGTGGCCGACTTTGCCACAATTGCCTCTCGTATCGATGAAGTGATGCACCTTTCCATCGGCGACATTCTGCCTCTGGACCTGCCGGAGACCGTTACCGCCCGGGTCGATGGCGTGCCAGTGATGGAGTGTGAATACGGCAGTCAGCACGACTTGAAAGCTCTGCGCGTCCTGAACATGTTCAATCATTCCGCCGGCCATGCTCCTGGCGGCACCTTTGTCAAAGACTCCTGCCTTTCACCCAAGGAAGCGTGA
- the flgL gene encoding flagellar hook-associated protein FlgL — MRISTVTMFEQSVSSMNRQQADFMHLSEQMASGRRVVNPSDDPQAASRAVAVSQAQAATKQFSDARVSARNALSQEESVLNSVSDAISSAKALIVQAANGTLSDADRQSVASELRGIYESVIGQANATDGNGRYLFGGYQDGSEPFIDNGHGVEYIGDDQVRRQRVDASREMRIGDSGRDIFLSVPSGADYVAQQGRVDADGNVETVNTGSVTFKGPQVIDNGDPGYGQSYQVVFASDADGNATYSVQQQAADGSWQSAGIDNQPYDPQGTSVEVGGLRLDLQGQPADGDAITYAPANEMDTNLFHTFEKALAVLESPAQTPAEQATMNNALSTAMREFDASLDNVLTTRASVGARLNELDVIDSVSGNRELNYAQTMSDLVDLDYNQAISEYCLRQVGMQAAQQAFVGIRDLSLFKYL, encoded by the coding sequence ATGCGTATCAGTACCGTCACCATGTTCGAGCAGAGTGTCAGCTCCATGAACCGTCAGCAGGCTGATTTCATGCACCTGAGCGAGCAGATGGCCTCAGGTCGGCGAGTCGTTAACCCTTCCGATGACCCACAGGCCGCCTCCCGTGCGGTTGCGGTCAGTCAGGCTCAGGCTGCGACCAAGCAGTTCTCTGATGCCCGGGTCAGCGCCCGTAATGCCCTGTCCCAGGAAGAAAGTGTTCTCAATAGCGTCAGTGATGCGATTTCCAGTGCCAAGGCACTGATTGTCCAGGCCGCCAATGGAACGCTCAGTGATGCTGACCGCCAATCGGTAGCCAGTGAATTGCGTGGCATCTATGAAAGTGTCATCGGTCAGGCCAATGCAACCGATGGCAATGGTCGCTACCTGTTCGGTGGTTATCAGGACGGCAGCGAACCCTTCATTGATAATGGGCATGGTGTCGAGTACATCGGCGATGACCAGGTTCGTCGTCAGCGCGTGGATGCTTCACGGGAAATGCGGATTGGGGACAGTGGGCGGGATATCTTCCTCAGTGTGCCTAGCGGGGCAGATTATGTTGCGCAGCAGGGACGAGTCGATGCCGACGGCAATGTTGAGACCGTCAATACAGGCAGTGTGACGTTCAAGGGGCCACAGGTGATCGATAATGGTGATCCTGGCTATGGTCAATCCTACCAGGTGGTATTCGCCTCGGATGCAGACGGCAACGCAACGTATAGCGTCCAGCAGCAGGCGGCCGATGGTAGCTGGCAGAGTGCAGGCATCGACAATCAGCCCTATGACCCACAAGGCACGAGTGTGGAGGTGGGTGGATTGCGCCTGGACCTGCAAGGGCAACCTGCAGATGGAGATGCCATTACCTATGCCCCGGCAAATGAAATGGACACCAACCTGTTCCATACCTTCGAAAAAGCGCTGGCAGTGCTGGAGAGTCCGGCACAAACACCTGCTGAACAGGCGACCATGAACAACGCCCTCAGCACTGCGATGCGTGAGTTCGATGCCAGCCTGGATAATGTGCTGACCACACGGGCTTCGGTAGGCGCGCGCCTCAATGAATTAGATGTGATCGATTCGGTCAGCGGAAACCGCGAACTGAACTATGCCCAGACCATGTCGGATCTGGTCGACCTGGATTACAACCAGGCCATTTCAGAATATTGTCTGCGCCAGGTCGGCATGCAGGCCGCCCAGCAGGCTTTCGTCGGTATTCGCGATCTGTCGTTGTTCAAGTACTTGTAG
- the fliR gene encoding flagellar biosynthetic protein FliR, whose protein sequence is MIELTSNQLQDWLVIFLWPFFRISSLMLSAPLWGHGAIPTQVKVALAAAISMMIAPLIPPMPAIPISSWSGFGLIVEQIIIGVTIGMTVRVMLGMVQASGEFIGLQMGLAFATFFDPSIGTNMTVVSRYLYMFMLLIFLSLNGHLIVLETLVNSFITLPIGIQHFNPEAFILVVRYSASIFATGLLLALPLVASLLVINLALGILNRAAPQLTVFNIGFPTTLTVGLVLLIALMKELGPFLERHVHQGLSYLHLILDSMAPLTQ, encoded by the coding sequence ATGATCGAGCTCACCTCTAACCAACTGCAGGATTGGCTGGTTATCTTCCTGTGGCCCTTCTTCCGCATATCCTCACTGATGCTGAGCGCACCACTGTGGGGGCATGGGGCGATTCCCACCCAGGTCAAGGTTGCCCTGGCAGCAGCCATCAGCATGATGATTGCGCCTCTGATTCCTCCGATGCCGGCCATACCGATATCGTCCTGGTCGGGATTTGGTCTGATTGTGGAACAGATCATCATCGGCGTGACCATCGGCATGACGGTGCGTGTGATGCTAGGAATGGTGCAGGCCAGCGGCGAGTTCATTGGCCTGCAGATGGGATTGGCGTTTGCTACCTTCTTTGACCCATCCATCGGGACCAACATGACGGTGGTGTCCCGTTACCTCTATATGTTCATGCTATTGATCTTTCTTTCTCTGAATGGCCATCTGATTGTTCTGGAAACATTGGTCAATAGCTTCATCACCCTGCCGATCGGTATCCAGCACTTCAATCCCGAGGCCTTCATTCTGGTTGTCCGCTATAGCGCCAGCATTTTTGCCACAGGGTTACTACTGGCCCTGCCATTGGTCGCTTCGCTACTGGTCATCAACCTGGCGCTGGGGATTCTCAACCGCGCAGCCCCACAACTGACCGTGTTCAATATCGGCTTTCCTACGACCCTGACTGTTGGACTGGTTCTGCTGATTGCTCTGATGAAAGAGCTTGGTCCATTCCTTGAACGCCATGTTCACCAGGGGCTTAGCTATCTACATCTGATACTGGACAGCATGGCACCGCTCACTCAGTAA
- a CDS encoding flagellar basal body-associated FliL family protein translates to MAKSRWLIRSLIVVVVLALASTAIAVYLLLQERAETAQPPASDSPAITDKADTPPADPVYLALQPLTVNLADDGDGPRMLYAGITLELASEADRDALQQQLPQVQDCLLKLLSGHKAEDLVTPQGKQQLADDIAQRLCSDLAESSHEAKIIKVLFTQFIVQ, encoded by the coding sequence ATGGCAAAGTCACGTTGGCTGATAAGGAGCTTGATCGTCGTGGTGGTGCTGGCTCTCGCCTCCACGGCAATAGCCGTCTACTTGCTCTTGCAAGAGCGAGCCGAAACGGCCCAACCTCCTGCCAGCGATTCACCGGCCATCACCGATAAAGCCGACACGCCACCTGCGGATCCTGTTTATCTGGCCCTCCAGCCACTTACCGTCAATCTGGCCGATGATGGGGATGGACCGCGCATGCTCTATGCCGGCATTACGCTGGAGCTGGCTTCTGAAGCCGATCGTGATGCCCTGCAGCAGCAACTCCCTCAAGTACAGGATTGCTTATTGAAACTGCTCTCCGGGCATAAAGCCGAAGATCTGGTGACCCCGCAGGGAAAGCAGCAGCTCGCCGATGACATCGCGCAGCGCTTATGCAGCGACCTGGCTGAAAGCAGCCACGAAGCAAAGATCATCAAGGTACTGTTCACTCAGTTCATCGTCCAATAG